From one Bradyrhizobium sp. Ash2021 genomic stretch:
- a CDS encoding universal stress protein, giving the protein MNYKTVMVSLALDKPNDACLAVAGDIAERFEAKVIGIAASELRPPLYFAEGQFAQKLIDEEGQAVRKRLSELEAEFRASVQKRAKSVEWRSTLAQPVAYVAQQARTADVLVVGARAESIVDPCAAPDPNGLVMQAGRPLIVVPPMIQWLDLRSVLVAWKDVREARRAVFDALPLLSAAKDVTIAEIAEEGTHPSDALRHVEDVAAWLVGHGIVASTVVPEAKAKAADQLDEIAGDIGAGVVIAGAYGHSRFQEWVLGGVTRHLATEPRRCSFLSR; this is encoded by the coding sequence ATGAACTACAAAACCGTAATGGTCAGCCTGGCGCTGGACAAGCCGAATGATGCCTGCCTCGCGGTGGCCGGAGATATCGCGGAGCGCTTTGAAGCAAAGGTTATCGGTATCGCAGCGTCCGAGCTCAGGCCGCCGTTGTATTTCGCCGAAGGCCAGTTTGCGCAAAAGCTGATCGATGAGGAAGGACAAGCGGTTCGGAAGCGGTTGTCCGAGCTCGAAGCGGAATTTCGAGCGTCGGTTCAGAAGCGTGCGAAATCCGTGGAGTGGCGTTCGACCCTGGCCCAGCCGGTAGCTTACGTCGCACAGCAGGCCAGGACCGCGGACGTTCTGGTGGTCGGGGCGCGCGCTGAATCCATCGTGGATCCGTGCGCCGCCCCGGATCCGAATGGCCTGGTGATGCAAGCCGGTCGTCCGCTCATCGTCGTGCCGCCGATGATCCAATGGCTCGATCTGAGAAGCGTGCTGGTAGCTTGGAAGGACGTGAGGGAAGCGCGAAGGGCAGTCTTTGACGCGCTGCCGCTCCTTTCCGCCGCCAAAGACGTCACGATTGCGGAAATCGCGGAGGAGGGCACCCATCCGTCGGACGCGCTCCGGCATGTCGAGGACGTGGCGGCGTGGCTGGTCGGCCACGGGATCGTGGCGAGCACGGTCGTTCCGGAAGCCAAGGCTAAAGCTGCCGATCAGCTTGACGAGATTGCCGGTGACATCGGCGCCGGCGTAGTTATCGCGGGCGCCTACGGTCATTCGCGCTTCCAGGAATGGGTGCTTGGTGGAGTCACGCGCCACTTGGCGACGGAGCCGCGCCGATGTTCTTTCCTGTCCCGCTAG
- the fixL gene encoding sensor protein FixL, giving the protein MIDIDRPFRSQDPLDDNVRSGLEGSGVGTWSLEFSTQELTWSNTTRKLFGVPPEQPVNYGLFLSLLDSQDRDRTAQAVQKSIETGRNFDVRYRIHRHSDAGHWVRTLGAIVNGADGEPARLSGIVLDIDNEKRVEDALRTRERHFRSILDTVPDAMIVIDEHGIMQFFSSAAERQFGYTEAEAIGKNISALMPEPDRSRHDGYLARYLRTGERRIIGIGRIVTGMRKDGTTFPMHLTIGEMQSGGQPYFTGFVRDLTELQQTQARLQELQSELVHVSRLSAMGEMASALAHELNQPLSAISNYMKGSRRLLADSTDPNASKIEGALDRAAEQAIRAGEIIRRLRSFVARDETEKRVESLSKLVEEAGALGLTGAREQGVMLRFNLDPACDLVFADRVQIQQVLVNLFRNALEAMATSTHRELIASNAKAADDMIEIVVSDTGHGFGEDTKMNLFQPFFTTKDTGMGVGLSISRTIIETHGGRMWAETNGAGGATFRFTLPAASARDLTHVAER; this is encoded by the coding sequence ATGATTGACATCGACCGGCCATTTCGCAGTCAGGATCCGCTCGACGACAACGTGCGCAGCGGGCTCGAAGGATCCGGTGTCGGCACCTGGAGCCTCGAATTTTCGACCCAGGAATTGACCTGGTCGAACACCACCAGGAAGCTGTTTGGCGTCCCGCCGGAGCAGCCCGTCAATTACGGACTCTTCCTTTCCCTGCTGGATTCGCAAGATCGCGATCGCACGGCGCAGGCGGTGCAGAAATCGATCGAGACCGGGCGTAATTTCGACGTCCGGTACAGGATACACAGGCACTCGGACGCTGGGCACTGGGTGCGTACCTTGGGAGCGATCGTCAACGGTGCGGATGGCGAACCCGCAAGGCTCAGCGGCATCGTGCTCGACATCGACAATGAGAAGCGCGTCGAGGATGCCTTGAGGACGCGTGAGCGGCACTTTCGCTCGATCCTCGACACGGTACCGGACGCGATGATCGTCATTGACGAGCACGGCATCATGCAATTTTTCAGCAGCGCCGCCGAACGGCAGTTCGGCTATACCGAGGCTGAAGCGATCGGGAAAAATATCAGCGCGCTGATGCCGGAGCCGGATCGAAGTCGTCACGACGGCTATCTCGCCCGCTACTTGCGGACCGGCGAGCGGCGCATCATCGGCATCGGCCGCATTGTGACCGGCATGCGCAAGGACGGAACCACATTTCCCATGCACCTCACCATCGGCGAGATGCAATCGGGCGGGCAGCCTTATTTTACCGGCTTCGTCCGCGATCTCACGGAGCTGCAACAGACCCAGGCGAGATTGCAGGAATTGCAGTCCGAGCTGGTTCACGTCTCGCGCCTAAGCGCGATGGGGGAGATGGCATCCGCACTTGCCCACGAGCTCAATCAGCCGCTTTCGGCCATCAGCAACTACATGAAGGGATCGCGCCGGCTGCTGGCTGATAGCACCGACCCCAACGCGTCCAAGATCGAAGGCGCGCTCGATCGCGCCGCGGAGCAGGCTATACGTGCCGGCGAGATCATCAGGCGATTGCGCAGCTTCGTTGCACGAGATGAAACCGAGAAGCGCGTCGAGAGTCTTTCGAAATTGGTCGAAGAGGCCGGCGCCCTCGGCCTCACTGGCGCCCGTGAACAAGGCGTGATGCTACGCTTCAACCTCGATCCGGCGTGCGATCTGGTGTTTGCCGACCGGGTCCAGATCCAGCAGGTCCTGGTCAATCTCTTCCGCAATGCGCTTGAAGCGATGGCCACTTCGACCCACCGGGAACTGATCGCTTCGAACGCCAAAGCTGCCGATGATATGATCGAAATCGTGGTATCTGATACCGGACACGGATTCGGCGAGGATACCAAGATGAATCTGTTTCAACCGTTCTTTACGACGAAAGACACCGGCATGGGCGTGGGCCTCTCGATCAGCCGAACGATCATCGAAACCCACGGCGGCCGGATGTGGGCCGAGACAAATGGAGCGGGCGGCGCGACGTTTCGTTTCACGTTG